From Rana temporaria chromosome 7, aRanTem1.1, whole genome shotgun sequence, the proteins below share one genomic window:
- the PROK2 gene encoding prokineticin-2 yields the protein MRTLTCLSLLLVSVFLFLEHGDAAVITGACERDVQCGRGTCCAVSIWMQGLRICTPLGTRGENCHPASRKVPFAGLRLHNTCPCQSNLACKTLPDGKYQCM from the exons ATGAGGACACTGACCTGTCTGTCGCTTCTCCTGGTCTCCGTTTTCCTTTTCCTGGAGCACGGGGACGCCGCTGTCATCACAGGG gCTTGTGAAAGGGATGTTCAGTGTGGAAGAGGGACGTGTTGTGCAGTGAGTATTTGGATGCAAGGCCTTCGTATATGTACTCCTCTTGGCACTCGGGGTGAAAATTGTCATCCAGCAAGTCGTAAA gtTCCGTTTGCTGGCCTAAGATTGCATAACACATGTCCATGCCAATCAAACCTAGCCTGTAAGACGTTGCCCGATGGCAAATACCAGTGCATGTGA